The window GCCTACTTTCTGCAGCAAGTAGATTATAAGGAATTCAGAATATCTTATAGATGATGGGATCTTAAGTGTTTATGTTATTAGAACACAACACTTATCTTGCTCTTAACTTTTCTGCTCTTGCTTTTGTTTCTGATTTTTTGGTGTGTCAAAATGGTTGGCAACAAGCTTTTTATATAGGCTTCCAAGtgtctcttcttcaaggacaCAACCTTTCATAAAGACATCTCTTTGTCTAAAAGACATCTTTACATTTTTGCCAACACAACTTTTAGATATAGTTATTGTTTTAATAGTCATCTTATGAATAGATAACTATTCATCCCATAAATTATAACCTTTGAGTTATAACttgaaacaataacttttCACTTTAACTTTTGAGCAATGGTGTCTTTTCAACTTGTTTTATAACTTTTGGATGTCATTTTCCAAGAGACATAACTATTCACATGAAAACATGTCCATATCTAATAGACACATTATGTCACTTTTCGTGACATAacttttgagctaatgataGCTTTTCATCATGTGAAATAacctttaattttgaaaaaacaccaacaaagaaaaggaaagttCATATATAGCAATGAATGGTAAAGAATGATAgagaaaaacaaggaaaattaaTTGATGGTTGATTATAGCTAATGTGATTTGTATGATATCTATCTATTATGCCCGCAAAATGGTGGTGTTGTAAGAAACACCAATCTTGTTACAAAGAATCTGAAAGCGAGTTTTGTTAAGATGTTTGGTTAGTAGATCAGCAAGTTGATGGAAAGTTAAGATATGAGTGACTTAAAGCTTACTAGTGGAAACTTGCTCACATACAAAATGGTAATCGAAGGCAATATGTTTCATTTGAGAATGGAAACATGGAGTTAATACAAAGATATGTGGCACTCAAGTTATCACAAAGTAATCGAGGAGGACGACAGAGAAAAACTTTGAGTTCATGGAGAAGGTTTCAAAGCCACAAGATTTCTACTGTTGCAGAACCAATCAAACAATACTCAGCTTCAATAGAGGAACAAGCAACGATCCATTGTTTCTTGGAGCACCAGGACACGAGATTAGAgccaagaaaaattatgaaaatagaGGTGGAAAAGAAGTCATCCTTGATTACCAGCCCAATCGGCATCACAATAAGCAATGAGGTGacccaaagaaaaacaattcaaGAATAAGCCATGAGAGATAGAGTGCTTCAAGTAATGCAAGAGCCTTTTAGCAATCGACCAGTGAGATTAGGTAGGCTTGTGCATGAACTGAGCGAGTTTGTTGATAGCATATGCAATGTCAGGCCGAGAGATGGGCAAGTACTGCATACTTCCAATAAGTCTACGGTACTAAGTGACATCGGCAGCCAAGGTACCATCATTGAGAACTAGAGATTAAGATGAATTGAGAGGGGTAGCCAACTCTTTAACCCCAACCATATTAAATCGAGTGAGCAAGTCTTGAATGTAGTGATgttgagagagaaataaaCCATGAGCTGTGGGAAGAACCTCGACACCAAGAAAGTGATGAAGGTAGTCGAGATATTGAACAAAGAACTGACCAGAGAGAGTGccaataaattttcaaacaagaacaaaggagcTGCCGATCATCAAAAGGTCATTAACATAAACCAAAAAATACATAAGAGATTCGCCATAAGTGTAAATAAATAAGGAAGTGTCACTAGTGGCATTAGtgaatccaaaaaaaaaagagcaaagtGTTTTAGTTTCTCGAACTAAGCATGTAGTGCTTGCTTGAGATCGTAGATTGATCGATAAAGTCGACACACATGCTTGGGATAAATGGTGTCAACGAAACCAGGCGGTTGAGACATAAATTCTTCCTTAGAGAAATGTCCATTAAGAAAAGCATTGTTAACATCGAGTTGATGAATAGGCCAACCCTGTGATAGAGCTAGTGTAAGAACAACCCGAATGGTGGTTGGCTTAATGACAGGACTAAATGTCTCACAATAAACAATTCCAAGCCGTTGGTAAAAGCCTTTGGCAACAAGGCATGCCCTGTGGCAAGCCACGCTACCATCTAGGTGACACTTAACTGTATAAACCCATTTACATTTGATGATGTTTTGGCACTACAAAAAATTTGgctatttccaacggaatttttcgttggaaatagaccttttttcgttggaaatgtttatttccaacggaaaagTCCGTTGGAAATTTAGTTGGTACAAGCCTTGTGGATAATACTTTCTGTTGGAAAtctgttgaaaatttccaacaaaaatttcgttggaaatccgttgaaaatttgaaattttgcccatttttttaaaaatccgttgaaaatttttaagagatttccaacgaaaattctgttggaaaataattccgttggaaattttcaacggaattttctttggaaaaggcaattccaacgaaaaattccTTTGGAGAGCCTATTTCCAACAGAAAAAACAATTGGAACAATTCCCGTTGGAAATAGGATTTCCAATTTTCTTGTTGTTACTTTGTTTGCACACCTACCCACTTTTCTTGTTGACAATTTGCTACCTTACGTCGACTTTTTGAAATctatgggtttagagagagattgAGAAATATCAAACGATGGAAAAAGATTGACAGAAAGTGGGAAATGACTTAGTTAGAATGTGGTTCATGCATGCTAAGGTTTGACGATGTTTGTACGTATATAGTGTAGATtaacaggaaaaaaaatggaaaaataactaaaattaaatcaaatcctTCATTAGTTATTAGCTCTATCGAAACATGCTGACTTGTATTGATGGAGGCAAAGCAGCCATTCGTTTCTTCCTTTCCATGTTTCCATGCCACCCTATTCcatcatcataaacaaaataaaaaataaatctaattAAACACAAAACATATTCATTACTGGCCCGACTCTCACAATTTAATAATGAGTTTAACTCGAAACAATGACATTTGTGAGTAGTTCATGTCTTTTTATTGGTTATTGAGAATCGGATAAAGAAGATATTTGATCTCTAAATGTATATACAGACCTATCGACATGTCGAAACCGTAATTTTTGAGCTCTATGTACTCTTGGCACAGTGCACATTCTTCACAGCAACAATGGATACAACAATCGGTGCAAGGGCTCTCCTTCAGGAAATATTGCCCTCTCAACTTGGATCGATAAAAGCATGAGTACAAACAGGAGCAACCCGTCACGCACAGTATCAACATGTAAAGTGCTCCGCTCACTCCACATGCTGCACCAACGCACCATTTTTGGattaaaaaacttataatttaTTAGCAATTAAAGGGAAATTCTAAGTGATTAAAAGggtaatttctatttttttttagaaaaaaattacagGTACATCTTTTGTCAACCATTTCTGCAATTTGACCAAATGTTACACATGGACACCAACAAGTCAAGCAACCTGCCATATTCAATCAGATTGGTAATTCTGtcaaagaaatataaaattcaatCATATTCAACCAATTTTTAAATCGAAGAGGCCATGATCAAAGTGTAACTTACAACTGTTACAATCGTCGCAACAATCACAAAGGCTAGTGGACCATGGCCTTTGGATAGCATGAGTATTGTCGACGGGTCAAAATATATGTACTATTATCCGTTGGAAAGGCTAGtatcattatttataaaattgcataaaaaCAGTGGTGGTCAGTTCTCGAATACCAACATTTAATTGcttgtttgtttcttttactCACTTGTAAAATTAGACCAAAACCCAATCTCATTTTGAA is drawn from Theobroma cacao cultivar B97-61/B2 chromosome 4, Criollo_cocoa_genome_V2, whole genome shotgun sequence and contains these coding sequences:
- the LOC18601004 gene encoding cell number regulator 2, which gives rise to PVDNTHAIQRPWSTSLCDCCDDCNSCCLTCWCPCVTFGQIAEMVDKRCTSCGVSGALYMLILCVTGCSCLYSCFYRSKLRGQYFLKESPCTDCCIHCCCEECALCQEYIELKNYGFDMSIGWHGNMERKKRMAALPPSIQVSMFR